Sequence from the Christiangramia fulva genome:
TTAAACATGGCAATAGAACTAGGAGCATTGTCTATAAAGGTTTTTTTAAGATGAAGTCTTTGCTTTGTTTCGGTAATCTCCTCGTGAAATCCTGTCATCCATTCCGGTTGTCCATCATCGGTCCAGGAAACTACTTTTCCTTTATCTTCAACCCAAATCCACTGGCCATTTTTATGCTTCATTCGTAATTCGCATTCATAAAACGGCTTTGCTCCGGCAAAATGCTCTTGTAAAAGTTTCTTTCTTTTGAGGTTATCTTCCGGATGGGTGAGTACCTTCCATGTTTCAGTGGTAGTAGGCATTAAATCTGCCAGACAGTAACCCAAAACTTTAGCCCACTGTTCATGGAAAATCATTTCTCCGGTTTGAATATTCCATTCCCATAAACCAATATTTGTCCCTTCAATGATATGGCGGTATCTCACCAGTTCAGGATTTGAATCGACCTCGTTATTATTAACTTTCTTTAGAGCAGCAATTAGTTTAAGATTGCCAACTTCTCCACTGATAGTTTTAAAACGACATATCATTGAAATAGCAGTGCCATCGGTACGTTTGAACCTTAGCGGAAATTCCATCTTATTAATTTCCTGATTTTTTGAGTCAATCAGAGAATTTAACTTATCTAAACCCTCCTTTGTCAGAAGATTTTGCCAGTTCCGGATCCTGGTTAATTCATTAAAATCAAGGCCTAATGTTTTGCTTAATTTAGGGTCTATTTGCAGATTATCAGGAGCGTCAGGGTCATAGATAAACATGCCGTCTTTTGCATTTTCCTGAAGAAAATAAAAAGCTGAAATGTCTTCACTTATCAGTTGATAAAATGCATTTTGGGGGGTATTTTTCAACAATGTTCTTAAATTTTTTCAGCCTTAAGGTTTTTTAATCCTTAAAGTAGTTTTAGATTATTTAGGTATAGTCTTAATTGAATTTGCTTCTGTGAATTTCGTTATGCGGTAGAAACCATCCAATAGTCTTTTGGAGTTTTTTTAAGGATTGTGGTTAATTCTTCCTTATTAATTGGTTTGGTGATATATCCTGCAAGGTGCATGATTTCCTGGGCTTTGTGAATATCCTCGGGATCTTTGGAAGAAGATATTAAATAAATGAAGATGTCATTCTTAATCTTAGAACTGAAGCGTTCATAAATCTTTAAAAACTCCCACCCATCCATAATGGGCATATTTATATCCAGCAGGATGATA
This genomic interval carries:
- a CDS encoding response regulator; its protein translation is MAILKLYVIDDDEIFHFMIKKTLSSLNQDLQLETYNNGKKALKALEKDCLNENTPDIILLDINMPIMDGWEFLKIYERFSSKIKNDIFIYLISSSKDPEDIHKAQEIMHLAGYITKPINKEELTTILKKTPKDYWMVSTA